AAGTAACAAAGGAAGATTTAGTAGGTGATAAAGCAACGCTTATTCACTTTTGGTCAGTAAGCTGCCATTTATGTAAAGAAGCAATGCCTGAAGTTAATGATCTTCGTGATGAGTATGATGATCAATTGAATGTTGTAGCGGTTCATATGCCTCGTTCGGAAGATGACTTAGATATGGGTGTTATTGAGGCAATGGCAATGGGACACGATATTACTCAGCCAATTTACGTAGACAGTGAGCACAAGTTAACAGACGCTTTTGAAAATAAATACGTACCAGCATATTATGTGTTTGATAAAGAAGGCAAGCTTCGTCATTTCCAAGCGGGTGGAAATGGGATGCCGATGCTTCGCAAACGTATCGACCGCGTCTTAGGCGAAGAATAATTTATACATGAGGAAATAAAAAAGCATTTCTGCAAGCAGAAATGCTTTTTTTTATTTTTTAATAAGTTCTTTCTACCGTTAATAAGCATTTTATCACATTGACATAAAAAACCTAATATAGTTAAATTTATATAGGAACAAATGTTCGATTTTGTGTTGTTATTTTACTCTTTTCTCCCTTTTTAATAAATATAAGAAAAAAAGGAGGAGATTTGCACAATGACTCAGCTCTATTCGCAGCAAGAAAAGCAGCACGACACAAAATGTATCTTTCATACATTTCTTACAAACCACAGCGCAACTCTTCAGACTCATTTAATGAATACATTTTTGACACCAGAACGCTATGAGCGATTACAAAAAGCGGTTGTTAAAAATGATACAAAAGAACAAAGACTTCTAAACAAAGAATTTCATCAGTTTTATAGCGAAGTTAGATTGCTTCATTATATTAACAAGCTTTGCAGACATTATTCCAGAGATGCCATGCGAGTAAAAGAAAAAGAGCGTTCTTATATTCCTCTTCGCCTCCAGCAGCCGGTTGCGCTAGATGGAAACCGAACAGTTGAAGATATGGTAGGGGTACAGGACGGAGCTGTATGGGAGCATGAATTTTTAGCGAATCAACTTGAAAATCGTATTCTTCACCATGCATTTCGACAATTAACGGCCAAGCAGCAGTGTATGTTGCACTTGATTATTGTCGAACGCTGGACTCATAAAGAAATCGCTGCTTATTTTTCTATCTCTCAGCAAGCGGTTTCTAACCATTATCAACGTGCGCTAAGCAAGTTGAAAAAAATTATGAAGGTGAGTGATAGATATGTTTGATCCTCAGTGGCTTCAACTGGTTGGAAACGTAGGATTTCCCGCTGTCCTTTCTTTTTACTTATTACTGCGTGTAGAAAACAATATAAAGCGACTTGAAGAAAAAGTGGAAGAATTAACAATTGATTTAAGAAAGAAGTGAAGAGATGGAAACTCTATATGAACTTGTAAATAAAGTAAAAGCTGGAGATGAAGAAGCGTCAAGGCGTTTATTGAAAAAACTGGAACCAAAACTAAATAAAGCTGTCCAAAGCTTTTCACTACATGAGAGAGAAGACGTAAAGCAAGATTTAAAGATTAAAATTCTTTCCGCTGTTAAGACGTTTGATTTTTCCCAAACGCCAGGACTTTGGGAATTTTTACGTCATAAATAAAAAAGAGCGCTCGTTGTATCAACGCTCTTTTTTTTATTTTTGTCGCAGTTCTACTCCTTACCTTTCAGTGGAAAATACAAAAAATAGAAAATGGATAAATATTTTAAAAAAGGTGATGTGTACACATAGAGTTTAGTAGTATACTAACAAGTAGAATTTGTTGTGTAAAAAGAAGGTAGTCGTTCCTTACACATAGATGATTGTCTGCAACGAATAGAGTATAGAAGAGTTTTATTTATCGAATTTCAGTGTATTCTCACCACAAAGAAGCTGACTCAAACGTTTGAGTCAGCTTTTACAATAGATATAAGCCTCTTATTTAGGAGGTGCTTTTTCTTTTTCGTCTTCTTCCATAATTCCTTTTGTAGCGTTTTTAAACTCTTTTAACGTTTTTCCGGCAGCTTTGCCTAGTTCGGGCAATTTCTTTGGACCAAAAAGCAATAGAGCGACAAATACAATTAAGGCAATTTCTCCAAACCCAAGGTTCATTGTCATCTTCTCCTATTTTTTGAAAGTGTTTACAAGTTTAGTATAGCACGAAAAGAGAGGAAGTAGTACACCCTTATCCAGTGATTTTAAGGCCGATTACACCTGCTACAATACAAAAAATAAATAGAATTCGACGCATATCTTTTGCTTCATGAAAGAAAAGCATGCCAAGAAGTACACTTCCGGCAGCTCCTACTCCCGTCCATATGCCGTAAGCTGTTCCAATAGGTATTTCCTTTAATGCTAAGGAGAGAAAGTAAAAACTTCCTGCACCGAAAAGTATAAATCCAATCGAAGGAAACAGTCGCTTAAATCCATCTGAAAGTTTTAAGAAAATCACAAATCCCACTTCGCAAAAACCGGCAGCTATTAATGCAATCCAAGCCATATTAAGATTCCTCTCTTTCT
This sequence is a window from Priestia aryabhattai. Protein-coding genes within it:
- a CDS encoding TlpA family protein disulfide reductase, which gives rise to MKLREQMPELTGATSWINDEVTKEDLVGDKATLIHFWSVSCHLCKEAMPEVNDLRDEYDDQLNVVAVHMPRSEDDLDMGVIEAMAMGHDITQPIYVDSEHKLTDAFENKYVPAYYVFDKEGKLRHFQAGGNGMPMLRKRIDRVLGEE
- a CDS encoding sigma-70 family RNA polymerase sigma factor, which produces MTQLYSQQEKQHDTKCIFHTFLTNHSATLQTHLMNTFLTPERYERLQKAVVKNDTKEQRLLNKEFHQFYSEVRLLHYINKLCRHYSRDAMRVKEKERSYIPLRLQQPVALDGNRTVEDMVGVQDGAVWEHEFLANQLENRILHHAFRQLTAKQQCMLHLIIVERWTHKEIAAYFSISQQAVSNHYQRALSKLKKIMKVSDRYV
- a CDS encoding YvrJ family protein codes for the protein MFDPQWLQLVGNVGFPAVLSFYLLLRVENNIKRLEEKVEELTIDLRKK
- a CDS encoding helix-turn-helix domain-containing protein; translation: METLYELVNKVKAGDEEASRRLLKKLEPKLNKAVQSFSLHEREDVKQDLKIKILSAVKTFDFSQTPGLWEFLRHK
- a CDS encoding twin-arginine translocase TatA/TatE family subunit — protein: MNLGFGEIALIVFVALLLFGPKKLPELGKAAGKTLKEFKNATKGIMEEDEKEKAPPK
- a CDS encoding DMT family transporter, with the translated sequence MAWIALIAAGFCEVGFVIFLKLSDGFKRLFPSIGFILFGAGSFYFLSLALKEIPIGTAYGIWTGVGAAGSVLLGMLFFHEAKDMRRILFIFCIVAGVIGLKITG